One window of the Streptomyces sp. TS71-3 genome contains the following:
- a CDS encoding LacI family DNA-binding transcriptional regulator, whose product MATMVDVARRAGVSVATVSHVLNRTRPVRPDTRRAVLEAVEELGYSHNALARSLVTARTRSVGLAVSAISNPYFTEILQGVEAAALEHGYGLLIADPHDDPVHERTVAQLLHERRVDGLIVAPSARPAALVGYVARHRVPTVFLDRMVSGDVAGTAPAADAGGGGRPEAAERPVPGEGGGHRFDQVCADGVVPTAWLTGHLAALGHRRIGLVAGFPGLSTSAERIAGYRAGLERAGLPADPALIADGHSEAEGAERATHALLSTAAAPSALVTANNAMTIGALRALRIRGLRVPDDIALACFDDFSWADLFAPRLTAVRQPSRELGARAMGLLLDRLAAPERPSRTVRLPCAVIHRTSCGCPEEAPRTEPAEPAPTAPCPHDPHGPHDPHDRRDPHDRPDPRDVCAQPVKGPES is encoded by the coding sequence ATGGCGACGATGGTCGACGTGGCCCGCCGGGCGGGCGTCTCCGTGGCGACCGTGTCGCACGTGCTGAACCGCACCAGGCCGGTGCGGCCTGACACCCGCAGGGCGGTCCTGGAGGCCGTGGAGGAGCTCGGCTACTCCCACAACGCCCTGGCCCGCTCCCTGGTCACCGCGCGGACGCGGTCCGTCGGGCTGGCGGTCTCCGCGATCAGCAACCCGTACTTCACGGAGATCCTCCAGGGCGTGGAGGCCGCTGCCCTGGAGCACGGCTACGGACTGCTCATCGCCGATCCGCACGACGATCCCGTGCACGAGCGCACGGTCGCGCAGCTGCTGCACGAGCGCCGGGTCGACGGCCTGATCGTGGCGCCCTCGGCGCGGCCGGCGGCGCTGGTGGGGTACGTGGCGCGGCACCGGGTGCCGACCGTCTTCCTGGATCGGATGGTCTCCGGCGACGTCGCAGGGACCGCACCCGCGGCGGACGCCGGCGGGGGCGGACGACCGGAGGCCGCCGAGCGCCCCGTCCCCGGCGAGGGCGGCGGCCACCGCTTCGACCAGGTGTGTGCGGACGGCGTGGTGCCCACCGCGTGGCTCACCGGTCATCTCGCGGCCCTGGGCCACCGCAGGATCGGGCTGGTCGCGGGGTTCCCGGGACTGAGCACCAGCGCCGAGCGGATCGCCGGCTACCGCGCCGGCCTGGAGCGTGCCGGGCTACCGGCCGACCCCGCGCTGATCGCCGACGGGCACTCGGAGGCGGAGGGCGCCGAGCGCGCGACGCATGCGCTGCTGTCGACGGCGGCCGCGCCCAGCGCACTGGTCACGGCGAACAACGCCATGACCATCGGTGCGCTGCGCGCCCTTCGGATCCGCGGGCTGAGGGTGCCGGACGACATCGCTCTGGCCTGCTTCGACGACTTCTCCTGGGCCGATCTCTTCGCCCCGCGGCTGACCGCGGTGCGCCAGCCCAGCCGGGAGCTGGGCGCCCGTGCCATGGGGCTGCTCCTGGACCGGCTGGCGGCCCCTGAGCGGCCGTCGCGCACCGTACGGCTGCCGTGCGCCGTCATCCACCGGACGTCCTGCGGGTGCCCGGAGGAGGCCCCTCGAACGGAGCCGGCGGAGCCGGCGCCCACGGCTCCGTGCCCCCATGACCCGCATGGCCCGCACGACCCCCATGACCGCCGCGATCCCCATGACCGCCCTGATCCCCGTGACGTGTGTGCGCAACCCGTGAAAGGACCCGAATCGTGA
- the secG gene encoding preprotein translocase subunit SecG, translating to MVLGFSIALIIFSLLLILLVLMHKGKGGGLSDMFGGGMQSSVGGSSVAERNLDRITVVLGLLWTACIVVLGILM from the coding sequence GTGGTTCTGGGGTTCTCGATCGCCCTGATCATCTTCAGCCTGCTGCTGATCTTGCTGGTGCTGATGCACAAGGGGAAGGGCGGCGGCCTCTCCGACATGTTCGGTGGCGGCATGCAGTCGTCCGTCGGCGGTTCGTCGGTGGCCGAGCGCAACCTCGACCGCATCACCGTGGTGCTCGGTCTGCTGTGGACCGCGTGCATCGTGGTTCTCGGCATCCTGATGTAG
- the pgk gene encoding phosphoglycerate kinase — protein MKTIDELLAEGVDGKRVFVRADLNVPLSGATITDDGRIRAVLPTVKALAEAGAKVVVASHLGRPKGASDPAFSLLPAAERLGELLGAPVAFAQDTIGPAAHDAVDGLQPGQVAVIENLRFNPGETSKDDTERGEFADRLAALADVYVGDGFGAVHRGHASVFDLPARLPHYAGYLIATEVGVLKRLTEDVKRPYAVVLGGAKVSDKLGVIDHLLEKADRILVGGGMVFTFLKAKGYEIGASLLQEDQIPVVQDYLRRAEERGVEFVLPVDVVAAAEFPDLKTKAPANPGTFAADAIPSDRIGLDIGPESGKLYAAKLADAATVFWNGPMGVFEHPDFAEGTKAVAQALIESSAFTVVGGGDSAAAVRILGFDENAFGHISTGGGASLEYLEGKTLPGLAALEN, from the coding sequence ATGAAGACGATCGACGAACTGCTCGCCGAGGGGGTCGACGGCAAGCGGGTATTCGTCCGCGCCGACCTCAACGTCCCGCTCTCCGGCGCCACCATCACCGACGACGGCCGCATCCGGGCCGTCCTGCCCACCGTCAAGGCGCTGGCCGAGGCCGGCGCCAAGGTGGTCGTCGCCTCCCACCTCGGCCGCCCCAAGGGGGCGTCCGACCCGGCGTTCTCGCTGCTGCCCGCCGCGGAGCGGCTCGGTGAACTGCTCGGCGCGCCCGTCGCGTTCGCGCAGGACACCATCGGCCCCGCAGCCCACGACGCGGTGGACGGGCTCCAGCCCGGCCAGGTCGCCGTGATCGAGAACCTCCGCTTCAACCCCGGAGAGACCAGCAAGGACGACACCGAGCGCGGCGAGTTCGCCGACCGGCTGGCGGCCCTCGCCGACGTCTACGTGGGCGACGGCTTCGGCGCCGTCCACCGGGGGCACGCCTCCGTCTTCGACCTGCCGGCGCGGCTGCCGCACTACGCGGGCTATCTCATCGCCACCGAGGTGGGCGTCCTGAAGCGGCTCACGGAGGACGTCAAGCGGCCGTACGCCGTCGTCCTCGGCGGTGCCAAGGTCTCCGACAAGCTCGGCGTCATCGACCACCTGCTGGAGAAGGCCGACCGCATCCTCGTCGGCGGTGGCATGGTGTTCACCTTCCTGAAGGCCAAGGGGTACGAGATCGGCGCCTCGCTGCTTCAGGAGGACCAGATCCCGGTCGTCCAGGACTACCTGCGGCGCGCCGAGGAGCGGGGTGTGGAGTTCGTGCTGCCCGTCGACGTCGTGGCGGCGGCCGAGTTCCCCGACCTGAAGACGAAGGCCCCGGCGAACCCGGGCACCTTCGCAGCCGACGCCATCCCGTCCGACCGGATCGGCCTGGACATCGGCCCGGAGAGCGGCAAGCTCTACGCCGCCAAGCTCGCCGACGCGGCGACCGTCTTCTGGAACGGTCCCATGGGCGTCTTCGAGCACCCTGACTTCGCCGAGGGCACCAAGGCGGTCGCCCAGGCCCTCATCGAGTCCTCGGCCTTCACGGTGGTCGGCGGCGGAGACTCCGCCGCGGCCGTCCGCATCCTGGGATTCGACGAGAACGCATTCGGCCATATTTCGACCGGCGGCGGCGCGTCCCTCGAGTACCTCGAGGGCAAGACGCTCCCCGGCCTCGCCGCACTGGAGAACTGA
- the tpiA gene encoding triose-phosphate isomerase: MTNNTRTPLMAGNWKMNLNHLEAIAHVQKLAFALADKDYDAVEVAVLPPFTDLRSVQTLVDGDKLRIKYGAQDLCAHDSGAYTGEISGPMLSKLKCTFVVVGHSERRQYHAESDELCNAKVKAAFRHGLTPILCVGEALDVRKAGQQVSFTLGQLDAGLKDIPAEQAESLVIAYEPVWAIGTGEVATPEDAQEVCGAIRGRLAELYSQDVADQIRIQYGGSVKSGNVAAIMAQADVDGALVGGASLDAEEFVKIVRFRDQ, translated from the coding sequence ATGACGAACAACACCCGTACGCCCCTCATGGCCGGCAACTGGAAGATGAACCTCAACCACCTTGAGGCCATCGCACACGTCCAGAAGCTCGCCTTCGCCCTTGCCGACAAGGACTACGACGCCGTCGAGGTCGCCGTCCTGCCGCCGTTCACCGACCTGCGCTCGGTGCAGACGCTGGTCGACGGCGACAAGCTCAGGATCAAGTACGGCGCCCAGGACCTCTGCGCGCACGACTCCGGTGCCTACACCGGCGAGATCTCCGGCCCGATGCTGTCCAAGCTGAAGTGCACCTTCGTGGTCGTCGGTCACTCCGAGCGCCGCCAGTACCACGCAGAGTCCGACGAGCTCTGCAACGCCAAGGTGAAGGCGGCCTTCCGGCACGGGCTCACCCCGATCCTGTGCGTCGGCGAGGCCCTGGACGTCCGCAAGGCAGGCCAGCAGGTCTCCTTCACGCTGGGCCAGCTCGACGCGGGCCTCAAGGACATCCCGGCCGAGCAGGCGGAGTCCCTGGTCATCGCCTACGAGCCGGTCTGGGCGATCGGCACCGGCGAGGTGGCCACCCCCGAGGACGCCCAGGAGGTCTGCGGCGCCATCCGGGGGCGGCTGGCCGAGCTGTACTCACAGGACGTGGCCGATCAGATCCGCATCCAGTACGGCGGCTCCGTGAAGTCGGGGAACGTCGCCGCGATCATGGCCCAGGCCGATGTGGACGGGGCCCTGGTCGGGGGCGCGTCGCTGGACGCGGAGGAGTTCGTCAAGATCGTCCGCTTCCGTGACCAGTAG
- the uvrC gene encoding excinuclease ABC subunit UvrC, which produces MADPSSYRPKPGQIPDSPGVYRFRDEHRRVIYVGKAKSLRQRLASYFQDLAGLHPRTRTMVTTAASVEWTVVGTEVEALQLEYSWIKEYDPRFNVKYRDDKSYPYLAVTLNEQFPRVQVMRGRKRKGVRYFGPYGHAWAIRDTVDLLLRVFPVRTCSAGVFKNAARTGRPCLLGYIDKCSAPCVERVSPEEHRELAEEFCDFMAGRTGTYLRRLERQMADASEAMEYERAAKLRDDIEALRKAMEKNAVVLADATDADLIALAEDELEAAVQIFHVRGGRVRGQRGWVTDKVEEVTTCDLVESAVQQLYAEESGDAVPKEVLVPALPEPAEPVQEWLTGRRGSQVSLRVPQRGDKRALMETVQRNAQQALVLHKTKRASDLTTRSRALEEIAAALDLDSAPLRVECYDISHLQGDDVVASMVVFEDGLARKSEYRRFQIKGFAGQDDVRSMHEVITRRFKRYLAEKERTGEWAGEGASESPSEVPAADQTAGGPPGGPSAEPGTNGADRTPSDRPDGLTDEDGRPKRFAYPPQLVVVDGGRPQVAAAQSALDELGIDDVAVCGLAKRLEEVWVPGEEDPVVLPRSSEGLYLLQRVRDEAHRFAITYQRTKRAKRFRSGPLDDVPGLGEARKQALIKHFGSVKRLRSATIDQICEVPGVGRKTAETIVGAFAQAAPAAPAVNTATGEIIEDEEPVSMGTTNDRRGQES; this is translated from the coding sequence ATGGCTGACCCCTCCAGTTACCGCCCCAAGCCGGGACAGATCCCCGACTCGCCGGGGGTCTACAGGTTCCGCGACGAGCACCGCCGGGTGATCTACGTCGGCAAGGCGAAGAGCCTGCGCCAGCGTCTGGCGAGCTACTTCCAGGACCTGGCGGGCCTCCACCCGCGCACCCGCACGATGGTCACCACGGCCGCCTCCGTGGAGTGGACGGTCGTCGGCACCGAGGTCGAGGCCCTTCAGCTGGAGTACTCCTGGATCAAGGAGTACGACCCCCGGTTCAACGTCAAGTACCGCGACGACAAGAGCTATCCGTACCTGGCGGTCACGCTGAACGAGCAGTTCCCGCGCGTCCAGGTGATGCGCGGCCGCAAGCGCAAGGGCGTGCGCTACTTCGGCCCGTACGGCCACGCCTGGGCGATCCGGGACACGGTCGACCTCCTGTTGCGCGTCTTCCCGGTCCGCACCTGCTCCGCGGGCGTCTTCAAGAACGCCGCCCGCACCGGCCGCCCCTGCCTGCTGGGCTACATCGACAAGTGCTCGGCGCCCTGCGTGGAGCGCGTCTCGCCGGAGGAGCACAGGGAACTCGCCGAGGAGTTCTGCGACTTCATGGCCGGCCGCACGGGCACCTACCTGCGCCGCCTGGAGCGGCAGATGGCGGATGCCTCCGAGGCGATGGAGTACGAGCGAGCGGCCAAGCTGCGCGACGACATAGAGGCGCTCCGCAAGGCGATGGAGAAGAACGCGGTCGTCCTCGCCGACGCCACCGACGCCGACCTGATCGCGCTCGCCGAGGACGAGCTGGAGGCCGCCGTCCAGATCTTCCACGTCCGCGGCGGCCGGGTGCGCGGCCAGCGCGGCTGGGTGACCGACAAGGTCGAGGAGGTCACCACCTGCGACCTCGTGGAGTCCGCCGTCCAGCAGCTCTACGCCGAGGAGAGCGGGGACGCGGTCCCCAAGGAGGTGCTCGTCCCCGCGCTGCCCGAGCCCGCCGAGCCGGTGCAGGAGTGGCTCACCGGGCGCCGCGGCTCGCAGGTGTCGCTGCGGGTGCCGCAGCGCGGCGACAAGCGCGCCCTGATGGAGACGGTGCAGCGCAACGCCCAGCAGGCCCTCGTCCTGCACAAGACCAAGCGCGCCTCGGACCTCACCACCCGCTCGCGGGCCCTGGAGGAGATCGCCGCGGCCCTCGACCTGGACAGCGCGCCGCTGCGCGTCGAGTGCTACGACATCTCCCACCTCCAGGGCGACGACGTCGTGGCCTCCATGGTGGTCTTCGAGGACGGCCTCGCCCGCAAGAGCGAGTACCGCCGCTTCCAGATCAAGGGCTTCGCCGGCCAGGACGACGTCCGCTCGATGCACGAGGTGATCACCCGCCGCTTCAAGCGGTACCTCGCCGAGAAGGAGCGCACGGGCGAGTGGGCCGGCGAGGGCGCGAGCGAGAGCCCCTCTGAGGTCCCCGCGGCAGACCAGACGGCCGGCGGGCCGCCCGGTGGCCCCTCGGCCGAGCCCGGGACAAACGGAGCGGATCGGACCCCGTCGGACCGCCCGGACGGGCTCACCGACGAGGACGGCCGCCCCAAGCGGTTCGCCTACCCCCCGCAGCTGGTCGTCGTCGACGGCGGCCGGCCGCAGGTCGCGGCCGCGCAGAGCGCGCTTGACGAGCTGGGCATCGACGACGTCGCGGTCTGCGGCCTCGCCAAGCGGCTCGAAGAGGTGTGGGTGCCCGGCGAGGAGGACCCCGTGGTGCTCCCGCGCAGCAGCGAGGGGCTCTACCTTCTTCAGAGAGTGCGCGACGAGGCGCACCGCTTCGCGATCACCTACCAGCGCACCAAGCGGGCCAAGCGCTTCAGGTCTGGTCCGCTCGACGACGTGCCCGGCCTGGGCGAAGCGCGCAAACAGGCCCTGATCAAGCATTTCGGCTCCGTGAAGAGGCTGCGGTCCGCGACAATCGACCAGATCTGCGAGGTTCCGGGCGTGGGCCGCAAGACCGCTGAGACGATCGTCGGGGCCTTCGCGCAGGCGGCTCCCGCCGCCCCCGCCGTCAACACGGCGACCGGAGAGATCATTGAAGACGAGGAGCCCGTCTCCATGGGCACCACGAACGATCGACGGGGGCAAGAGTCATGA
- a CDS encoding carbohydrate kinase, which produces MIVVAGEALIDLVQEAGGPLAPLVPRLGGGPYNTAIALGRLGSPAAFCSRVSSDAFGEALLDGLRVAGVDVAGVQRGAEPTTLAVASLGTDGSARYSFYVEGTADRLFSEPDELPDGTRAVSFGTCSLVLEPGASAYERLLRSAASRGVFTALDPNIRAVLIPDPDAYRARFRSWLPHTALLKLSQEDGDWLGGTPAQWLAAGPAAVVVTRGEDGLTVLTRAGEVSVPGERVEVVDTIGAGDTVNAALLHRLAAYDALSVDAAAGLGEDAWRDILRYAARAAALTCSRPGAQPPFAAELEAGGW; this is translated from the coding sequence GTGATCGTCGTCGCAGGTGAGGCCCTGATCGATCTGGTGCAGGAGGCGGGCGGCCCGCTGGCCCCGCTGGTGCCCCGGCTGGGCGGGGGCCCCTACAACACGGCGATCGCGCTGGGCCGACTCGGCTCCCCCGCCGCGTTCTGCTCACGGGTGTCGTCCGACGCCTTCGGTGAGGCGCTGCTCGACGGCCTGCGGGTGGCCGGGGTGGATGTGGCCGGGGTGCAGCGGGGCGCGGAGCCGACGACGCTGGCCGTGGCCTCGCTCGGCACGGACGGGTCCGCCCGGTACTCGTTCTACGTGGAGGGCACGGCGGACCGGCTCTTCTCGGAGCCCGATGAGCTGCCGGACGGCACCCGGGCGGTGTCCTTCGGTACCTGTTCGCTGGTGCTCGAACCGGGTGCGAGCGCTTATGAACGGCTGCTGCGCAGTGCGGCCTCACGCGGTGTCTTCACGGCGCTGGACCCGAACATCCGCGCCGTCCTGATCCCCGACCCCGACGCCTACCGCGCCCGTTTCCGCTCCTGGCTGCCGCACACGGCCCTGCTGAAGCTGTCGCAGGAGGACGGCGACTGGCTGGGCGGCACCCCCGCGCAGTGGCTGGCGGCCGGCCCCGCGGCGGTGGTGGTGACCCGCGGCGAGGACGGCCTGACGGTGCTGACCCGCGCCGGGGAGGTGTCGGTGCCGGGCGAGCGGGTCGAGGTCGTGGACACCATCGGCGCGGGAGACACGGTGAACGCCGCGCTGCTGCACCGCCTTGCCGCGTACGACGCGCTCTCGGTCGACGCGGCGGCCGGGCTCGGCGAGGACGCGTGGCGCGACATCCTCCGTTACGCGGCACGCGCCGCCGCCCTCACCTGCTCCCGGCCGGGTGCCCAACCGCCGTTCGCGGCGGAGTTGGAGGCCGGGGGCTGGTGA
- the yvcK gene encoding uridine diphosphate-N-acetylglucosamine-binding protein YvcK, with protein MTKRSPRPGRLRQSVLPAQGETARPGTRIGRGLRGRRSAQPKVVALGGGMGLSASLAALRRITGDLTAVVTVADDGGSSGRLRDELGVLPPGDLRKALAALCGDDDWGQTWARVIQHRFQSGGEMHGHAVGNLLIVALWEQLGDHVQALDLVGKLLGAHGRVLPMSAVPLELRALVRGHDPDRPDEMGTVHGQATVALTPGEVQTVHLEPQDPPAVPEAVAAVMDADWVVLGPGSWFTSVIPHLLVPDLLEALTETKARRVLSLNLAPQPGETEGFSPQRHLEVLGRHAPKLALDVVLADEAAVPDCGSLTEAARGFGAAVELAPVARPDGSPRHDPELLAAAYDRIFRMHGRIGPWR; from the coding sequence ATGACCAAACGCTCACCCCGGCCGGGCAGACTCCGGCAGAGCGTGCTGCCCGCGCAGGGCGAGACCGCCCGTCCGGGCACGCGGATCGGCCGCGGCCTTCGCGGGCGGCGCAGTGCCCAGCCCAAGGTCGTCGCGCTCGGCGGCGGCATGGGACTGTCCGCATCGCTGGCCGCGCTCCGCCGGATCACCGGCGACCTCACCGCCGTCGTCACCGTCGCCGACGACGGCGGCTCCAGCGGGCGGCTCCGCGACGAGCTGGGCGTCCTGCCGCCGGGCGACCTGCGCAAGGCGCTGGCCGCGCTCTGCGGCGACGACGACTGGGGCCAGACCTGGGCCCGGGTCATCCAGCACCGCTTCCAGTCAGGCGGCGAGATGCACGGCCACGCGGTGGGCAACCTCCTCATCGTCGCCCTCTGGGAGCAGCTCGGAGACCACGTCCAGGCGCTCGACCTGGTCGGCAAGCTGCTCGGCGCGCACGGCCGGGTGCTGCCGATGTCCGCCGTCCCGCTGGAGCTGCGCGCCCTGGTGCGCGGCCACGACCCGGACCGCCCCGACGAGATGGGCACGGTGCACGGCCAGGCGACCGTCGCCCTCACCCCCGGCGAGGTGCAGACCGTCCACCTGGAGCCGCAGGACCCGCCGGCCGTCCCGGAGGCCGTGGCGGCGGTCATGGACGCCGACTGGGTCGTCCTCGGCCCCGGCTCCTGGTTCACCTCCGTGATCCCGCACCTCCTGGTGCCGGATCTGCTGGAAGCGCTGACCGAGACGAAGGCGCGCCGGGTGCTCTCTCTCAATCTCGCTCCGCAACCCGGAGAAACAGAGGGCTTCTCCCCGCAGCGTCATTTGGAGGTTTTGGGACGACACGCCCCTAAACTCGCCCTGGACGTGGTGCTGGCCGATGAGGCCGCCGTGCCCGACTGCGGCTCCCTCACCGAGGCGGCGCGCGGGTTCGGTGCCGCCGTCGAGCTGGCCCCCGTGGCCCGGCCCGACGGCAGCCCCAGGCACGATCCTGAGCTGTTGGCCGCCGCGTACGACCGTATTTTTCGGATGCATGGAAGGATCGGCCCATGGCGATGA
- the gap gene encoding type I glyceraldehyde-3-phosphate dehydrogenase, whose product MTIRVGINGFGRIGRNYFRALLEQGADIEIVAVNDLGDTATTAHLLKYDTILGRLKAEVSNTADTITVDGKTIKVLSERNPADIPWRELGVDLVIESTGIFTKRDDAAKHLAGGAKKVLISAPAKEEDITIVMGVNQDQYDPAKHHVISNASCTTNCVAPLAKVLDENFGIVKGLMTTVHAYTNDQRILDFPHKDLRRARAAAENIIPTTTGAAKATALVLPQLKGKLDGLAMRVPVPTGSVTDLVVTLEREVTKDEINAAFQKAAQGDLKGLLEYTADPIVSSDIVSSPASCTFDSLLTMAEGTQAKVIGWYDNEWGYSNRLVDLTVFVGSQL is encoded by the coding sequence GTGACGATCCGCGTAGGCATCAACGGCTTTGGCCGCATCGGTCGTAACTACTTCCGCGCGCTGCTGGAGCAGGGTGCAGACATCGAGATCGTGGCTGTCAACGACCTGGGTGACACCGCGACCACCGCTCACCTGCTGAAGTACGACACCATCCTCGGCCGCCTCAAGGCCGAGGTGTCGAACACCGCCGACACCATCACGGTCGACGGCAAGACGATCAAGGTGCTCTCCGAGCGCAACCCCGCCGACATCCCGTGGCGCGAGCTGGGCGTCGACCTGGTCATCGAGTCCACCGGCATCTTCACCAAGCGCGACGACGCCGCCAAGCACCTCGCGGGCGGCGCCAAGAAGGTCCTCATCTCGGCCCCGGCCAAGGAGGAGGACATCACCATCGTCATGGGTGTCAACCAGGACCAGTACGACCCGGCGAAGCACCACGTCATCTCCAACGCCTCCTGCACCACCAACTGCGTGGCGCCGCTGGCCAAGGTCCTCGACGAGAACTTCGGCATCGTCAAGGGCCTGATGACGACGGTGCACGCCTACACGAACGACCAGCGCATCCTGGACTTCCCGCACAAGGACCTGCGCCGCGCCCGCGCCGCAGCGGAGAACATCATCCCGACGACGACCGGCGCCGCGAAGGCCACCGCCCTGGTGCTCCCGCAGCTCAAGGGCAAGCTGGACGGTCTGGCCATGCGCGTCCCGGTGCCGACCGGCTCGGTCACCGACCTGGTCGTCACCCTGGAGCGCGAGGTCACCAAGGACGAGATCAACGCCGCCTTCCAGAAGGCGGCGCAGGGCGACCTCAAGGGCCTGCTGGAGTACACCGCCGACCCGATCGTCTCCTCGGACATCGTCAGCTCCCCGGCCTCCTGCACCTTCGACTCGCTGCTGACCATGGCCGAGGGCACCCAGGCCAAGGTCATCGGCTGGTACGACAACGAGTGGGGCTACTCCAACCGCCTCGTGGACCTCACGGTCTTCGTCGGCAGCCAGCTCTGA
- the rapZ gene encoding RNase adapter RapZ, protein MSDHEETRGHGGTRPAEADDDGTRPAEADDGPRRSGADEAVRTGDEHAADPAQQEHGTEPAGAPAAAEASGETAIPELVIISGMSGAGRSTAAKCLEDLGWFVVDNLPPALIPTMVELGARSLGNVARIAVVVDVRGRRFFDNLRESIADLEARHVTRRIVFLESSDDALVRRFESVRRPHPLQGDGRITDGIAAERELLRELRGDADLVIDTSSLNVHELRAKMDAQFAGDEEPELRATVMSFGFKYGLPVDADLVADMRFLPNPHWVPELRPYTGLNEEVAAYVFNQPGAKEFLDRYAELLQLIAAGYRREGKRYVTVAVGCTGGKHRSVAMSERLAARLAAEGVETVVVHRDMGRE, encoded by the coding sequence ATGAGTGATCACGAAGAGACCCGGGGACACGGCGGCACCCGGCCCGCCGAGGCCGACGACGACGGCACCCGGCCCGCCGAGGCCGACGACGGGCCCCGGCGCTCCGGCGCGGACGAGGCCGTCCGGACCGGCGACGAGCACGCCGCCGACCCCGCCCAGCAGGAGCACGGCACCGAGCCCGCGGGTGCCCCCGCCGCGGCCGAGGCGTCCGGGGAGACGGCGATCCCCGAGCTGGTGATCATCTCCGGGATGTCCGGCGCCGGCCGGTCCACCGCGGCCAAGTGCCTGGAGGACCTCGGCTGGTTCGTCGTCGACAACCTGCCGCCCGCGCTGATCCCCACCATGGTGGAGCTCGGCGCCCGCTCGCTGGGCAACGTCGCGAGGATCGCCGTCGTCGTCGACGTCCGAGGCCGCCGCTTCTTCGACAACCTCCGCGAGTCCATCGCGGACCTGGAGGCCCGGCACGTCACCCGGCGCATCGTCTTCCTGGAGTCCTCCGACGACGCCCTCGTGCGCCGCTTCGAGTCGGTGCGCCGCCCGCACCCCCTCCAGGGCGACGGCCGCATCACCGACGGCATCGCCGCCGAGCGGGAGCTGCTGCGCGAGCTGCGCGGCGACGCCGACCTGGTCATCGACACCTCCAGCCTCAACGTCCACGAGCTGCGCGCCAAGATGGACGCCCAGTTCGCCGGCGACGAGGAGCCGGAGCTGCGGGCCACCGTGATGTCGTTCGGCTTCAAGTACGGCCTGCCGGTCGACGCCGACCTGGTGGCCGACATGCGCTTCCTGCCCAACCCCCACTGGGTCCCCGAGCTGCGCCCCTACACCGGGCTCAACGAGGAGGTCGCCGCCTACGTCTTCAACCAGCCGGGTGCCAAGGAGTTCCTCGACCGCTACGCGGAGCTGCTCCAGCTGATCGCCGCCGGCTACCGCCGCGAGGGCAAGCGCTACGTCACCGTCGCGGTGGGCTGTACGGGCGGCAAGCACCGTTCCGTCGCCATGTCGGAGCGGCTCGCCGCCCGCCTCGCCGCCGAGGGCGTGGAGACCGTCGTCGTCCACCGGGACATGGGCCGCGAATGA
- the whiA gene encoding DNA-binding protein WhiA, whose product MAMTAAVKDEISRLPVTRTCCRKAEVSSILRFAGGLHLVSGRIVIEAELDTAMAARRLKRDILEIFGHTSELIVMAPGGLRRGSRYVVRVVAGGDQLARQTGLVDGRGRPIRGLPPQVVSGATCDAEAAWRGAFLAHGSLTEPGRSSSLEVTCPGPEAALALVGAARRLQIAAKAREVRGVDRVVVRDGDAIGALLTRLGAHESVLAWEERRMRREVRATANRLANFDDANLRRSARAAVAAGARVQRALEILADEVPEHLAAAGRLRMEHKQASLEELGALADPPLTKDAVAGRIRRLLAMADKRAQDLGIPGTESSLTEEMAENMAG is encoded by the coding sequence ATGGCGATGACGGCAGCGGTGAAGGACGAGATCTCCCGGCTCCCCGTCACCCGGACCTGCTGCAGAAAGGCAGAGGTCTCGTCGATCCTGCGGTTCGCCGGCGGGCTGCACCTGGTGAGCGGCCGGATCGTGATCGAGGCGGAGCTGGACACCGCGATGGCGGCGCGCCGGCTCAAACGGGACATCCTGGAGATCTTCGGGCACACCTCGGAGCTGATCGTGATGGCCCCCGGCGGCCTGCGCCGCGGCTCGCGCTACGTCGTACGGGTGGTTGCGGGCGGCGATCAGCTGGCACGGCAGACCGGCCTGGTGGACGGCCGCGGCCGCCCCATCCGGGGCCTGCCGCCGCAGGTGGTCTCGGGGGCGACCTGCGACGCCGAGGCCGCCTGGCGGGGCGCCTTCCTCGCGCACGGCTCGCTCACCGAGCCGGGCCGCTCCTCCTCGCTGGAGGTGACCTGCCCCGGCCCGGAGGCCGCCCTCGCGCTGGTCGGCGCGGCCCGGCGGCTCCAGATCGCCGCCAAGGCCCGCGAGGTGCGCGGCGTGGACCGCGTCGTCGTCCGCGACGGCGACGCCATCGGCGCACTGCTCACCCGGCTCGGCGCCCACGAGTCGGTGCTGGCCTGGGAGGAGCGCCGGATGCGCCGCGAGGTGCGCGCCACCGCCAACCGCCTGGCCAACTTCGACGACGCCAACCTCCGCCGCTCCGCCCGCGCCGCCGTCGCCGCCGGCGCCCGCGTGCAGCGCGCCCTGGAGATCCTCGCCGACGAGGTCCCGGAGCACCTCGCGGCCGCCGGACGCCTGCGCATGGAGCACAAGCAGGCCTCCCTGGAGGAGCTCGGCGCCCTCGCCGACCCGCCGCTCACCAAGGACGCCGTCGCGGGCCGCATCCGCCGCCTGCTCGCCATGGCCGACAAGCGCGCCCAGGACCTCGGCATCCCCGGCACCGAGTCCAGCCTCACCGAGGAGATGGCGGAGAACATGGCGGGCTGA